From a region of the Burkholderia lata genome:
- a CDS encoding phage protein NinX family protein, giving the protein MQVQELTGAPLDYWVAVAEGHDAPRVDASGCTSIRTAGGVPTPFAPSTAWADGGPIVERSPFAGFERDGGRGAWRAVLHRAVPAAGERCTFNQSGPTLLVAAMRTLVASKFGDDVPDLDMARPR; this is encoded by the coding sequence ATGCAAGTCCAGGAGCTGACAGGTGCGCCGCTGGATTACTGGGTCGCGGTCGCGGAAGGCCACGACGCCCCGCGCGTCGATGCGTCCGGGTGCACGTCGATTCGTACCGCGGGCGGTGTGCCGACGCCGTTCGCGCCGTCGACTGCGTGGGCGGACGGCGGCCCGATCGTCGAGCGCTCGCCGTTCGCCGGATTCGAGCGCGACGGCGGGCGCGGCGCGTGGCGGGCCGTGCTGCACCGGGCCGTGCCGGCCGCGGGCGAGCGCTGCACGTTCAACCAGTCGGGGCCGACGCTGCTGGTCGCCGCGATGCGCACGCTCGTCGCGTCGAAGTTCGGCGACGACGTGCCGGATCTCGATATGGCGCGCCCACGCTGA